The nucleotide sequence CGAGAGCTGAGCAACCTTACTAGTGGTGAGGCCATAGTTGCCACGGAAGTGGGTCAGCACCAGATGTGGACCGCTCTGTACTATGGCTTCCAGAAACCCAGAACCCTTCTCTCCTCAGGGGGACTTGGAGCCATGGGCTACGGACTTCCGGCCGCCATAGGGGCCCAGGTGGCCTTCCCGGACAAGACCGTGGTGGACATTTCAGGGGACGGTAGCTTCCAGATGAACATGCAGGAACTGGGGACCCTGGTGCATTACGGCCTGCCCGTGAAGCTGGTGGTCTTGAATAACGGCTCCTTGGGGATGGTCAGACAGTGGCAGTCCATCCTCTTCGAAGGCAGGCTCAGTCAAACAATGTTGCCAGGGAAACCTGACTTGGTGCGCCTGGCAGAGGCTTATGGAATCAAGGGCCTGCGTGCCACCCAACCCCAAGAGGTGGCTTGCTGCCTCAAGGAGGGCCTGGAGAGCGACGGACCTGTATTGATGGAGTTCCTGGTGGATCCTGAGGAGCAGGTGTACCCCATGGTGCCGCCAGGAAAGGGGCTTTCAGAAATGCTCCTTGCTCCTCCTTACACGGCACAGGAAGAGTTGGATCTGGCGGGCAGGAGATGAGCCATGGAAGCAGGCGGGCAAAACAGAGAGCTCCCAAGACCTTATTTGGTCTCCATACTGGTGAACAACAGACCTGGTGTCCTGGCCAGAGTGGCAGCCCTTTTCAGTGCAAGGGGATACAACATAGAAGGCCTTACAGCAGCCCACGCAGAGGGCCCGGACCGATCCAGGATAGCCTGTGTGACCATGGGGGACGTTCACACAATGGAACGCATAGTGAAACAACTTAGAAATCTGGTGGAAGTCATAGGAGTCTCCCACGGTCCCTTGGAGGGCTCCAAGCTGTTGGGCAGGGAGATGATCCTGGTGAGAGTGGGTGCCCGAAGTCTGTCCAGGGAAATCTTAAAAGTGGTCAGGAAATTCAATGCCCGTGTGTTAGCCAAAGATCCTGGCCGTATCATCTTGGAGGCCACGGGAGACAGTTCCAGACTTGAATGTTTTCTTCAGGAGCTTGAGCCTTACAAGGTTCAAGAAGTGGCACGAAGCGGGCCTGTGGTCATGCGTGGGCATTCACGACGGCCAAGAAATGGCTCCAAGGCCAAGGGAGGCATTGACCGGGAAAACTCCTCTTGAGTGACAACCTCCCTAGCTCAGATGCCCAGACCCAGAAGCTCTTGGAACTGTAATGTTCAGGATCTCTTGGGTAACAGTGCACAGGAAGTTCCTTGGTCATGTGAGTGAATGGGCCTCATCCGCAGGCTGTGAGCAACATGGGCTTGAGTGTTTTACAGGAAGGCACTGGGCAGGAAGCCTTCAGAAAACAGGAGAAAGGAGTGAAGAGTAAATGGCAAGGATCGATTTCGGGGGTGTAATGGAAGAAGTGGTGAACCTCAAGGAATTCCCTTTATCCAGGGCCAGGTCTGTTCTCAAAGACGAGGTGGTGGCTGTGTTGGGCTATGGTGTACAGGGACAGGGACAGAGCCTGAACATGAAAGACAATGGAATAAAGGTTGTGGTGGGCCAGAGGCCTTCCACTCCTTCCTGGGACAAGGCCATTGAGGATGGATGGGTCCCAGGCCAGAATCTGTTCCCATTGGAAGAGGCTGCAAGCAAAGGGACCATAATTCAGTTCTTGCTCTCGGATGCAGGACAGATGCTCTTCTGGCCCAGACTGAAGCCTCATCTGAGTGCTGGTAAGGCTCTCTATTTTTCCCACGGCTTTGCAGTCACTTTCAGGGACCAAACCGGTGTGGTACCTCCTGGAGATGTGGATGTGATCCTGGTGGCCCCCAAAGGCTCGGGGCTTTCACTGAGACGTAATTTTCTCGAGGGAAGCGGTGTCAACAGCAGCTTTGCCATCTTCCAGGATGCCACTGGCAGGGCCAGGGAAAGGGTCTTGGCTCTGGGTATCGCCATTGGATCAGGTTATCTTTTCCCCACCACCTTCGAAAAAGAGGTTTACAGTGACCTGACAGGCGAGAGGGGAGTCTTGATGGGGGCGCTGGCCGGGATCATGGAGGCCCAGTACAACGAGCTTCGCCGTCAGGGGCACAGCCCCAGCGAGGCCTTCAACGAAACAGTGGAAGAGCTTACTCAGAGCCTGATAAAGCTGGTGGCCGAAAAAGGCATGGACTGGATGTACGCCAATTGCAGCGCCACGGCCCAAAGGGGAGCTTTGGACTGGAAGGACAGGTTCCGTGACGCCGTAGCACCTGTGTTCCAAGAACTCTATAAAAGGGTCAAGGACGGCACAGAGGCCAGGATAGTGCTGGAGAAAAACAGCAGTCCGGATTATAGAAAACAACTGGATGAGGAGCTCTCCCGGATGGCAAACTCCGAGATGTGGAAAGCAGGAAAGACTGTCAGGGAACTCAGGCCCGAGAACTGGGAAAGGCAGGAGGCCCGGGGAGAAATCCGGGCTGGTGCTTGAGCTCGGGGATCATGGCTGGATTGGCCTCGGTCCGCACTCTGGAATAAGGCGCAAGCTGACCCTGGTAGCGAGAAACGGGGCGGGGGATCCTGTACCCTCCCGCCCCTTTGTTTAGAATTTTTCTTCAATTCCCTTTATTTGCACCTGGGGTTACCGGTCTCCGCCGGCGGTACGGTGATCTCCTCAGCAGGAATGATGAACGGTTTGCCTATGTATGGAAAATCGAAAAAATCGCTCTTGGGCTCAATGACGGCAGCCACACCCGGGCTTATCATCTGGTGATCGCAGGCCCTCATGGTCACCTGCCCCCAAGGCATCTGGTAGGTCATGCCCTCCCATGCCTGGATGATCTTATCCGCCTCCGTGCTGCCCGCTTTCCTGATCACATCGGCCAACCACTGTATCGACCAGTAGCACCTTCCCATGGAAAGATCAGGCCAGATAAATCCCACGTCCTTCCCCTTGTTCCTCTCATGCCACTCCTGTATGAACTGTTTGTTCTCCGGGGTGTCGATGGTCATCATGTAGGAATCTGCTGTGACATGACCGATGGCTGCCTCCTTGACCACTTGCATGCGGTACGCATCGTTTAGGAAATAATTCCCGGTGATGCACTTCCAACCCAGAGAAGCTCCTGTCCTTATGAGGTTGTCCAGGTCAGGACCGTAGTTACCTGTGAGCACCACCTCCGCACCAGAGGCTATGATCTTGCTGATGTAGGGGGCAAGATCTTTCTGACCTATGGGGTGGTACTCCTCTCCCACCAGTTGAGCCCCGGGAATCCTCTCTAGCTTTTTCTTGAAACCCTCGGCAGCCTCTCTGCCAAAGGCATAGTCCTGGCACAGGATGTAAAACTTCCTGAACTTGGTATGGTTGGCAAAATAGCTTACTACAGCTGCTGAGTGCT is from bacterium and encodes:
- the ilvN gene encoding acetolactate synthase small subunit; translated protein: MEAGGQNRELPRPYLVSILVNNRPGVLARVAALFSARGYNIEGLTAAHAEGPDRSRIACVTMGDVHTMERIVKQLRNLVEVIGVSHGPLEGSKLLGREMILVRVGARSLSREILKVVRKFNARVLAKDPGRIILEATGDSSRLECFLQELEPYKVQEVARSGPVVMRGHSRRPRNGSKAKGGIDRENSS
- a CDS encoding ABC transporter substrate-binding protein — encoded protein: MRKGNLLGRMGIGVLVLVVAACLGITQAHAAKDKNTIVLGVCEPLSGVMKDVGDRYLDAVKFAVEKINAKGGVLGKKLVVVAEDSQLKPDVATRKATKLILEDGADFIMTGTGSHISLAMMKVAEQYKKIFLTYGTEAASITGKEFNPYMFRACLNTDQHSAAVVSYFANHTKFRKFYILCQDYAFGREAAEGFKKKLERIPGAQLVGEEYHPIGQKDLAPYISKIIASGAEVVLTGNYGPDLDNLIRTGASLGWKCITGNYFLNDAYRMQVVKEAAIGHVTADSYMMTIDTPENKQFIQEWHERNKGKDVGFIWPDLSMGRCYWSIQWLADVIRKAGSTEADKIIQAWEGMTYQMPWGQVTMRACDHQMISPGVAAVIEPKSDFFDFPYIGKPFIIPAEEITVPPAETGNPRCK
- the ilvC gene encoding ketol-acid reductoisomerase, translated to MARIDFGGVMEEVVNLKEFPLSRARSVLKDEVVAVLGYGVQGQGQSLNMKDNGIKVVVGQRPSTPSWDKAIEDGWVPGQNLFPLEEAASKGTIIQFLLSDAGQMLFWPRLKPHLSAGKALYFSHGFAVTFRDQTGVVPPGDVDVILVAPKGSGLSLRRNFLEGSGVNSSFAIFQDATGRARERVLALGIAIGSGYLFPTTFEKEVYSDLTGERGVLMGALAGIMEAQYNELRRQGHSPSEAFNETVEELTQSLIKLVAEKGMDWMYANCSATAQRGALDWKDRFRDAVAPVFQELYKRVKDGTEARIVLEKNSSPDYRKQLDEELSRMANSEMWKAGKTVRELRPENWERQEARGEIRAGA